The Nocardia arthritidis genome has a window encoding:
- a CDS encoding enoyl-CoA hydratase — protein MPEEIPYEPDVVTYEVRGRAALVTMNRPDYRNAQNSVMTYALDAAFERAVEDPDVGVIVLAGNGKHFSAGHDIGTPGRDHHVRYRNKAALWWDHVDRVGGDQRFARELEVYLGMCRRWREIPKPTIAMVQGACIAGGLMLAWVCDLIIAADDAFFSDPVVRMGIPGVEYFAHPWVMGPRAAKEFLFTGDRFGAAQAKEWGMVNRVVPRDDLVVETLALAEKIAAMPQFGLALTKKAVNQAEDLMGMRAGMDSVFGLHHFAHAHNAEVGADALAGMNAKSMKAQAGTAEQNGTA, from the coding sequence ATGCCGGAGGAGATCCCGTACGAACCGGATGTGGTCACCTACGAGGTGCGCGGCCGGGCCGCCCTGGTGACGATGAACCGGCCCGACTACCGCAACGCGCAGAACTCGGTGATGACATACGCGCTCGACGCCGCGTTCGAGCGGGCCGTCGAGGATCCGGATGTCGGCGTTATCGTCTTGGCGGGCAACGGAAAACACTTCAGCGCCGGGCACGATATCGGCACGCCCGGCCGCGACCACCACGTGCGCTACCGGAACAAGGCGGCGCTGTGGTGGGACCATGTGGACCGGGTGGGCGGGGATCAGCGCTTCGCCAGGGAGCTGGAGGTCTACCTCGGCATGTGCCGCCGCTGGCGCGAAATTCCCAAGCCCACCATCGCCATGGTGCAGGGCGCCTGCATCGCCGGCGGGCTCATGCTGGCCTGGGTCTGCGATCTGATCATCGCCGCGGATGACGCGTTCTTCTCCGATCCCGTTGTGCGCATGGGCATTCCAGGTGTGGAGTACTTCGCGCACCCGTGGGTGATGGGCCCGCGCGCCGCCAAGGAATTCCTGTTCACCGGCGACCGGTTCGGCGCGGCGCAGGCCAAGGAATGGGGCATGGTCAATCGGGTGGTGCCGCGCGACGATCTCGTCGTCGAAACCCTGGCACTGGCCGAAAAGATCGCGGCCATGCCGCAATTCGGCCTCGCGCTGACCAAGAAGGCGGTGAATCAGGCCGAGGACCTGATGGGTATGCGCGCCGGCATGGATTCGGTTTTCGGCCTGCACCATTTCGCGCACGCGCACAATGCCGAGGTCGGCGCCGACGCGCTGGCCGGGATGAACGCCAAATCCATGAAGGCCCAGGCAGGTACGGCCGAGCAGAACGGAACCGCGTAG
- a CDS encoding FadD3 family acyl-CoA ligase produces MTSPAQTTPMALHAAAATFGDAQALVDGPVRLDWNQLLAAVQEVARALVARGVRPGERVAIWAPNTHHWVVAALAAHYCGAALVPLNTRYVAEEAVDVLERVGAKALFVAGPFLGRDRLAELRATAPDLAIDTVIAIPVEPETDTASDALNWSQLAAIGASVPLDDIRKLAESVDPEDISDILFTSGTTGRSKGTLVAHRQALSVVRAWSECATLRADDRYLVVSPFFHNFGYKAGILACLVTGATIVPQAVFDVPETMRLVSTERITVLPGPPTIYQTILDYPDRARFDLSTLRVAVTGAATVPVVLVERMRAELRFDVVITAYGLSEAAGFGTMCRADDDADTIANTCGRPIAGFELRLGPAGEVLLRGPNVMLGYLDDPESTAQTIDSDGWLHTGDIGTIDEHGYLKITDRLKDMYICGGFNVYPAEIEQALARLDGVAESAVIGVPDARMGEVGKAYVVRKPGAELTEQQVITHATKVLANFKVPRFVEFRDRLPYSAAGKVLKRQLREEN; encoded by the coding sequence GTGACAAGCCCTGCACAGACCACACCAATGGCGTTGCACGCCGCCGCGGCCACCTTCGGCGACGCGCAGGCACTCGTCGACGGGCCGGTCAGGCTGGACTGGAACCAGCTGCTGGCGGCCGTACAGGAGGTGGCCCGCGCACTCGTCGCGCGCGGGGTGCGGCCCGGGGAACGGGTCGCCATCTGGGCGCCCAATACCCACCACTGGGTGGTCGCCGCACTGGCCGCCCATTACTGCGGCGCGGCACTGGTTCCGTTGAATACCCGATACGTCGCCGAAGAGGCCGTCGATGTGCTCGAACGAGTCGGCGCGAAGGCGCTTTTCGTCGCCGGACCATTTCTCGGCCGCGATCGGCTCGCCGAATTGCGTGCCACTGCACCGGACTTGGCAATCGACACGGTGATCGCCATCCCGGTCGAGCCGGAGACCGACACGGCATCGGATGCGCTGAATTGGTCACAGCTGGCCGCCATCGGCGCGTCGGTACCGCTCGACGACATCCGCAAACTCGCGGAATCCGTTGACCCCGAGGATATTTCGGACATCCTCTTCACCTCCGGCACCACCGGGCGCAGCAAGGGCACGCTGGTGGCGCATCGGCAGGCGCTCTCGGTGGTCCGGGCCTGGTCCGAATGCGCCACCCTGCGCGCCGACGACCGCTATCTGGTGGTCAGCCCGTTCTTCCACAACTTCGGTTACAAGGCGGGCATTCTCGCCTGCCTGGTCACCGGCGCGACGATCGTTCCGCAGGCCGTCTTCGACGTTCCGGAAACCATGCGGCTGGTGAGCACGGAACGGATTACGGTGCTGCCGGGCCCGCCGACCATCTATCAGACCATCCTCGACTATCCGGACCGCGCGCGCTTCGACCTGAGCACCTTGCGGGTGGCCGTCACCGGGGCCGCGACCGTCCCGGTGGTGCTGGTGGAGCGCATGCGTGCCGAACTCCGATTCGACGTGGTGATAACGGCTTACGGACTGTCCGAGGCGGCCGGATTCGGCACCATGTGCCGGGCCGACGACGATGCCGACACCATCGCGAACACCTGCGGCAGGCCGATCGCGGGCTTCGAACTGCGGCTCGGCCCGGCGGGCGAGGTGCTGCTGCGCGGACCCAATGTCATGCTCGGCTACCTCGATGATCCCGAAAGCACCGCCCAGACAATAGATTCCGACGGTTGGCTGCATACCGGCGATATCGGGACCATCGACGAGCACGGCTATCTGAAGATCACCGACCGGCTCAAGGACATGTATATCTGCGGCGGTTTCAACGTCTATCCGGCCGAGATCGAGCAGGCGCTGGCCCGCCTGGACGGCGTCGCCGAATCCGCGGTGATCGGCGTGCCGGACGCCAGGATGGGCGAGGTCGGCAAGGCGTACGTGGTGCGTAAGCCGGGGGCCGAACTCACCGAGCAGCAGGTGATCACCCATGCCACAAAGGTTTTGGCGAACTTCAAAGTGCCGCGTTTCGTGGAATTCCGCGACCGGCTGCCCTACAGCGCCGCGGGGAAAGTGCTCAAGCGGCAACTACGTGAGGAGAACTGA
- a CDS encoding acyl-CoA dehydrogenase family protein, with product MQTSDSTGAASGAPESAAADARFAAEVRDWLAENLAGEFGKLRGLGGPGREHEAFDERLAWDRHLAAAGWTCLGWPVEYGGRAASVRQQVIFHEEYAKADAPSRVSHVGEELLGPTLLAFGTPAQRDRFLPGIKTVSELWCQGYSEPGAGSDLAAITTAAHLDGDEWSISGQKIWTSLAHVADWCFVLARTERGSSRHKGLSYLLVPMKQPGVDVRPIVQLTGTSEFNEVFFDNARTGADLVVGAPGDGWRVAMGTLNVERGISTLGQQIRFARELTDIEALARRTGAADDPLIADRIDRAWVGLRVLRAHALRTMTDAGADAAGQASVAKLLWANWHRGLGELAMAVLGPSGLVAGERDLTEWQRLYLFTRADTIYGGSNEVQRNIIAERVLGLPREARS from the coding sequence ATCCAGACCTCAGATTCCACCGGCGCCGCGTCCGGCGCACCGGAATCCGCGGCAGCCGACGCGCGTTTCGCCGCCGAGGTGCGGGACTGGCTGGCGGAGAATCTCGCGGGCGAATTCGGGAAACTGCGTGGCCTCGGCGGCCCCGGCCGGGAACACGAGGCCTTCGACGAGCGCCTGGCCTGGGACCGGCACCTGGCCGCGGCGGGCTGGACCTGCCTCGGCTGGCCGGTCGAGTACGGCGGCCGCGCGGCATCCGTGCGCCAGCAGGTGATCTTTCACGAGGAGTACGCGAAAGCCGACGCACCGTCCCGGGTTTCGCACGTCGGTGAGGAACTGCTCGGGCCGACCCTGCTCGCCTTCGGCACCCCGGCCCAACGGGACCGCTTCCTGCCGGGCATCAAAACGGTGTCCGAACTGTGGTGTCAGGGCTATTCGGAACCAGGGGCCGGCTCCGACCTGGCCGCCATCACCACCGCCGCCCACCTGGACGGTGACGAGTGGTCGATCAGCGGCCAGAAGATCTGGACCTCGCTGGCCCATGTGGCCGACTGGTGCTTCGTCCTCGCCCGCACGGAGCGCGGCTCCTCCCGGCACAAGGGCCTGTCCTACCTGCTGGTTCCCATGAAACAGCCGGGTGTGGACGTGCGCCCGATCGTCCAGCTCACCGGCACGTCGGAATTCAACGAGGTCTTCTTCGACAACGCGCGCACCGGGGCCGACCTGGTGGTCGGCGCGCCGGGTGACGGCTGGCGTGTCGCGATGGGGACCCTGAACGTCGAGCGCGGCATCTCCACGCTTGGTCAGCAGATCCGTTTCGCCCGCGAACTCACCGATATCGAGGCGCTGGCCCGCCGCACCGGCGCGGCGGACGATCCGCTCATCGCCGACCGGATCGATCGCGCCTGGGTCGGCCTGCGCGTGTTGCGTGCGCACGCGCTGCGCACCATGACCGATGCGGGCGCCGACGCCGCCGGACAGGCCTCGGTGGCAAAACTGTTGTGGGCCAACTGGCATCGCGGTCTCGGCGAACTCGCCATGGCGGTGCTCGGACCGTCCGGGCTGGTGGCGGGGGAGCGCGATCTCACCGAATGGCAGCGGCTGTACCTGTTCACCCGCGCCGACACCATCTACGGAGGTTCGAACGAAGTGCAGCGCAACATCATTGCCGAGCGGGTGCTCGGACTACCGAGGGAAGCAAGGTCATGA
- a CDS encoding SDR family oxidoreductase, giving the protein MNSPLSIAPQPVPGHGLLTGRIAVVTAAAGTGIGSATARRLLAEGADVVVSDWHERRLAETEVELKGEFPERRVAAIACDVQRTDQVDALVRGAAAAFGRIDIMVNNAGLGGETPVVDMTDEQWDRVLDITLNGTFRCTRAALAYFRAAGHGGVIVNNASVLGWRAQRGQAHYAAAKAGVMALTRCSALEAAELGVRINAVAPSIARHAFLDKVSSTELLDRLSEREAFGRAAEPWEVAATIAMLASDYTTYLTGEVVSVSSQRA; this is encoded by the coding sequence ATGAACTCACCACTTTCCATTGCGCCGCAACCTGTTCCGGGCCACGGCCTGCTGACCGGCCGGATCGCGGTCGTCACCGCGGCCGCGGGCACCGGCATCGGCTCGGCCACCGCGCGGCGGCTGCTCGCCGAGGGCGCCGATGTGGTGGTCTCCGACTGGCACGAAAGGCGTTTGGCCGAAACGGAAGTCGAGTTGAAGGGGGAGTTCCCGGAGCGCAGGGTCGCCGCGATCGCCTGCGACGTGCAGCGCACCGATCAGGTAGACGCGCTGGTGCGCGGCGCGGCGGCGGCGTTCGGCCGCATCGACATCATGGTCAACAATGCCGGGCTCGGCGGCGAGACGCCGGTGGTGGATATGACCGACGAGCAGTGGGACCGGGTACTGGATATAACCCTGAACGGAACCTTTCGATGCACCCGTGCCGCCCTCGCCTATTTCCGCGCGGCGGGCCACGGCGGCGTCATCGTCAACAATGCGAGCGTGCTCGGCTGGCGTGCGCAGCGGGGGCAGGCGCACTATGCCGCGGCCAAGGCGGGCGTGATGGCGCTGACCCGGTGCAGTGCGTTGGAGGCCGCCGAATTGGGGGTGCGAATCAACGCGGTCGCACCGAGCATCGCGCGGCATGCCTTCCTGGACAAGGTCAGTTCCACCGAACTGCTCGACCGGCTGTCCGAGCGGGAGGCGTTCGGCCGGGCCGCCGAGCCGTGGGAGGTCGCCGCCACGATCGCCATGTTGGCCAGCGACTACACTACTTACCTGACCGGCGAGGTGGTCTCGGTGAGCAGCCAGCGGGCGTGA
- a CDS encoding TetR/AcrR family transcriptional regulator encodes MLGCIVTGVTAPDASKSARRNELLALAAELFAERGLRATTVRDIADAAGILSGSLYHHFDSKESMVDEILRGFLDDLFGRYREIVASGLSSRDTLEALVTASYESFDRFHAAVAIYQAEAKRLRDAERFAYIGEYNREFRELWHRVLTNGVRDGSFRPELDVELAYRFLRDTVWVAVRWYQPGGPITVQNLAKQYLTIVLDGLTVGAE; translated from the coding sequence ATGCTTGGTTGTATAGTGACCGGTGTGACCGCACCAGACGCCTCGAAATCAGCTCGGCGCAACGAACTGCTCGCGCTGGCGGCCGAACTCTTCGCCGAACGGGGATTGCGCGCCACCACCGTGCGCGATATCGCCGACGCGGCCGGGATTCTATCGGGGAGCCTCTACCACCACTTCGATTCCAAGGAGTCGATGGTCGACGAGATCCTGCGCGGTTTCCTCGACGACCTCTTCGGCCGGTACCGGGAGATCGTCGCGTCGGGGCTCAGCTCACGAGATACGTTGGAGGCCTTGGTAACCGCCTCCTACGAATCCTTCGACCGCTTCCACGCCGCCGTCGCCATCTACCAGGCCGAGGCCAAGCGGCTGCGCGATGCCGAACGCTTCGCCTACATCGGCGAATACAACCGGGAATTCCGTGAGCTCTGGCATCGCGTGCTTACCAACGGTGTGCGCGACGGCAGCTTCCGGCCGGAACTCGACGTCGAACTGGCCTACCGATTCCTGCGGGACACGGTGTGGGTCGCGGTGCGGTGGTATCAGCCGGGCGGTCCGATCACCGTGCAAAACCTCGCCAAGCAGTACCTGACCATCGTGCTCGACGGACTGACCGTGGGCGCCGAGTAG
- a CDS encoding acetyl-CoA C-acetyltransferase — protein sequence MSAPSARRPYTPLRDAFVIDAVRTPVGKRGGALAGVHPADLGAAALRGLLDRNTVDPINVDDVIVGCVDNIGPQAGNIGRTAWLAAGYPEEVPGVTVDRQCGSSQQAITFGAQAIMSGTAEVIVAGGVQNMSAIPISAAMLAGREYGFDSPFVGSAGWDHRYGTGEVSQFRGAQLIAEKWGISREDMERWALRSHERARAAIRDGRFDREIVPVGDFWIDQGPRETSMAKMASLPPLAEDSPLTAAVASQISDGASATLLASEWAVAEYGLTPRARIHHVSARGADPIMMLTAPIPATRFALAKTGLTIDDIDVVEINEAFAPVVLAWLKETGADPDRVNVNGGAIALGHPLGATGAKLFATLLNELERVNGRYGLLTICEGGGTANATIIERLG from the coding sequence ATGTCAGCACCATCCGCCCGCCGCCCGTACACCCCGCTGCGGGATGCCTTCGTGATCGATGCGGTGCGCACCCCGGTCGGCAAGCGCGGCGGCGCGCTGGCCGGCGTGCACCCGGCCGATCTCGGGGCGGCGGCGCTGCGAGGTCTGTTGGACCGCAACACCGTTGATCCGATCAACGTCGACGATGTGATCGTCGGCTGCGTCGACAATATCGGTCCGCAGGCGGGCAATATCGGTCGCACGGCATGGCTGGCCGCCGGGTACCCCGAGGAGGTGCCCGGCGTCACCGTCGACCGGCAGTGCGGATCCTCGCAGCAGGCAATCACTTTCGGCGCGCAGGCGATCATGAGCGGCACCGCGGAGGTGATCGTCGCCGGTGGTGTGCAGAATATGAGCGCCATCCCGATCTCCGCCGCCATGCTCGCGGGCCGGGAGTACGGATTCGATTCTCCGTTCGTCGGTTCGGCGGGCTGGGATCACCGCTACGGCACCGGGGAGGTGTCCCAGTTCCGCGGCGCGCAGCTGATCGCCGAGAAGTGGGGTATCAGCCGGGAAGATATGGAGCGCTGGGCTTTACGCAGCCATGAGCGGGCCCGCGCCGCCATCCGGGACGGCCGATTCGACCGGGAGATCGTGCCGGTCGGCGATTTCTGGATCGATCAGGGGCCGCGCGAGACCAGCATGGCGAAGATGGCGTCGCTGCCTCCGCTGGCCGAGGACAGCCCGCTGACCGCCGCGGTGGCCAGCCAGATCTCCGATGGGGCGAGCGCGACCCTGCTCGCCTCGGAATGGGCGGTGGCCGAATACGGTTTGACGCCGCGGGCGCGCATCCATCACGTGAGCGCGCGCGGCGCCGATCCGATCATGATGCTCACCGCGCCGATCCCGGCCACCAGGTTCGCCCTCGCGAAAACCGGTCTGACCATTGACGATATCGACGTCGTCGAGATCAACGAGGCCTTCGCGCCGGTGGTGCTCGCCTGGTTGAAGGAGACCGGCGCCGATCCGGACCGGGTGAATGTCAACGGTGGTGCCATCGCGCTCGGTCATCCGCTCGGGGCAACGGGCGCAAAGCTTTTCGCGACGCTGCTCAACGAGCTGGAGCGGGTGAACGGGCGTTACGGCCTGCTGACCATCTGCGAGGGCGGCGGCACGGCCAACGCGACCATCATCGAGCGGTTGGGCTGA
- a CDS encoding helix-turn-helix transcriptional regulator produces MANRAELAAFLRARRARLRPSDVGLPDIGTRRTPGLRRQEVAQLAGISVDYYIRVEQARGAKPSRQVLAALGRALLLTTDEREYLFRMAGEQPPTMPGPNRTVSQSVRTLLDAMTVPAYVVDATYEILAWNRYAIPFVGDLAKVPGHERNMVRWMFRLPADDPYWQDEEAIAFLRTTIADLRAAYARYPGNPELSALVTELLGTAPRFAALWADHEVAVRRTTRKQVRHPELGPLDFECQVLIVSDTDQRIITYCATPGSHTAAVFESLAAKAGSAE; encoded by the coding sequence ATGGCGAATCGAGCGGAACTGGCGGCCTTCCTGCGGGCGCGGCGGGCCCGGCTGCGGCCGTCGGATGTCGGGCTGCCCGATATCGGCACCCGCCGCACGCCGGGGCTGCGGCGGCAGGAAGTCGCCCAGCTGGCGGGTATTTCGGTCGACTACTACATCCGGGTGGAGCAGGCTCGCGGCGCGAAACCGTCCAGGCAGGTGTTGGCCGCACTCGGGCGGGCGCTGCTACTCACCACCGACGAGCGCGAATACCTTTTCCGGATGGCCGGGGAACAACCGCCGACCATGCCGGGCCCGAATCGGACGGTGTCACAGTCTGTTCGGACGTTGCTCGACGCGATGACCGTACCGGCGTACGTCGTCGACGCCACCTACGAGATCCTGGCCTGGAATCGCTACGCCATACCCTTCGTCGGCGATCTCGCGAAAGTGCCGGGGCACGAACGCAATATGGTGCGCTGGATGTTCCGGCTGCCCGCCGACGACCCGTACTGGCAGGACGAGGAGGCCATCGCCTTCCTCCGCACGACGATCGCCGACCTGCGCGCCGCATACGCCCGCTACCCCGGAAATCCGGAACTGTCCGCGCTGGTCACCGAATTGCTCGGCACGGCACCGCGATTCGCGGCACTGTGGGCCGACCACGAGGTCGCGGTGCGCCGCACGACGCGCAAGCAGGTGCGGCATCCCGAACTCGGCCCACTCGATTTCGAATGCCAGGTGCTCATCGTCTCGGATACCGATCAGCGCATCATCACCTACTGCGCGACACCGGGATCGCACACCGCGGCGGTATTCGAATCGCTCGCGGCGAAGGCCGGTTCGGCCGAGTGA
- a CDS encoding SDR family oxidoreductase: MTKTALITGANRSIGYETARLLGALDHTVLVAARDAERGTAAADKLRAEGADARFVRLDVTDADSIAEAATLVDNEFGQLDVLVNNAGILGIVEGIDPRPSATEMATLREVFETNVFGVVAVTNAFLPLLRKAPAARIVNVSSEVGSLTSTMDQNGPLWPMAAVPYPASKAALNMVTTAYAKELWDTPIKVNAANPGYCATDFNGHSGFRTATQGAEVSVHLATLPADGPSGQLWGHLWGVGSGDECGVLPW, translated from the coding sequence ATGACGAAAACAGCACTGATCACCGGTGCCAACCGCAGCATCGGATACGAAACCGCCCGGCTACTCGGAGCTCTCGACCACACCGTGCTGGTGGCGGCGCGCGACGCCGAGCGCGGGACCGCGGCCGCCGACAAGTTGCGGGCCGAGGGCGCGGACGCCAGGTTCGTGCGGCTGGACGTCACCGACGCCGATTCGATCGCCGAGGCGGCCACCTTGGTGGACAACGAATTCGGCCAACTCGACGTCCTGGTCAACAATGCCGGGATCCTCGGCATTGTCGAGGGTATCGACCCGCGTCCATCGGCAACCGAGATGGCCACCCTGCGCGAGGTGTTCGAGACGAATGTCTTCGGGGTGGTCGCGGTGACCAACGCGTTTCTGCCGCTGCTGCGCAAGGCCCCGGCCGCGCGAATCGTCAACGTGTCCAGCGAGGTCGGCTCGCTGACCTCGACGATGGACCAGAACGGTCCGCTGTGGCCGATGGCCGCTGTTCCGTATCCGGCGTCGAAAGCCGCGCTGAACATGGTCACCACGGCATACGCCAAGGAACTGTGGGACACACCAATCAAGGTGAATGCCGCGAACCCGGGTTACTGTGCGACGGACTTCAACGGCCACAGCGGATTTCGCACCGCGACGCAGGGCGCCGAGGTGAGCGTGCACCTGGCCACCCTGCCCGCCGACGGTCCGAGCGGGCAGCTCTGGGGCCACCTGTGGGGCGTCGGATCCGGCGACGAGTGCGGGGTGTTGCCCTGGTGA